The sequence GAAATCGGATATGAATTGTTTTCAAAGTATTTATAACGACCTTGACATGGGTGTTCTGAGAACATAGAACGCAATTTTACATCAGATATACCTGCGCCCTTAAGGTCTATACTGGGCATAGGTTTATCAAAAATTTTGAGAGGCTTTCCAAATGCATCAGTTAGGCCTACAACAGGAGGAATTTTAGCTATGGTATTGTGATAGGTTCGTAAAAGTGCGCTGTTTACCCATTCGGTGATATGTTTGCTTGCTACAGGATATCCATATTGTTGCCAATCAACCAAATCTAAGATAATCGATATCGATGTGTCAGTGTCGTTTTTTGGCGCCTTTTTGGGGTTGGCCTTATGGAACAGTATGAAGAATGCCAAATCAACGTCCTCTTGTTTTTGGAGCTTTGCAAAAATGCATTTCTCCAGTGCAGACCTAAAGCTCTTATCGCAATCGTTATCATTGGAAAATTCAGCGGCCAAACGAATCAGTTCTAAGATCAGACAACATTCCGGTTGTTGCTGTGTACCGATTAATTCAAGAAAGCTCTGTGGAACACTATGCAAACTCCGATTGACTTTATCAATAGTCCCTCTATGCCAATTGTCATTAGCACACCACGATTGAATCTTGTCTACGTCGAGTGCTGTGTTTGCTTTTTCTATGCGTTCTAGTTCAGATAGATGTTCTTTATTGGTGATACGATACAACGGTGGAATATTGAAAGCAGGAAAGGTCCCTTGTTTATTCCCGAATTTTCTCAGCGACTGTGCAAGCTCTGCACTTATGCTCTCAAGCTCGCAGATCGAGCCATCCTTGGCAAGCCATATTCTGATACAGGGAGCTTTGGAGGTAACCTTGGGAAGTGCGCCGTAATCATCATACCAATCCTTTACATTTATCCCATTGCTCTCTAATGCGTTTGAAAGGCGATACAATTCATTCAGCATGATTCTCCCTCCTTTTGGGGATACTCCAACACACCGTTTTGAATAACAAGGTCATTGTCGTAAACATAGGAGACCGGAGAAAAATTCTTTTTTGCATAGGAACCCAGAGGGGTATATCCCTTGGAAAAAACCTGTCTAAGCATTGATGGTATGATTACTGGCAGTAAATCAGATAATACCTGCGTTGTGTCACGAAACTTGCCAAAATATGAAGGAGTAAACTCTTTCCATCCCAATACCGGAATGGAATAGCACTGCCCCCTCTTGAGACGTCTTGCAAAAATGCTTTGATAAGCATGTCCGGGTGATGTCGTATTTTTATCCCATCGTATAGCACTTTCCGGCAATTTGCTTTTTTCTTTATTGGGAACAACTGCTGCGTATAGTCGATAACAGACATCAATTAACACGGTAGTATACAACTGATAATTATTTCCCTTTTTTATCGATGTGGGTTTTCGCAAAGGTCCTCCATAATTTGTACAATAGGAGTGGTATTGTATGGGCTCACACAATTCCACTTTTGTTGGAATTATTTCTACATCCGGCCCCCACAAAATAGATTCAAAAATAGCCTTGACCGCAGAATATGTTGGAGCTGGATAACTGACAGGACAATCACCGGTATCCGGTCTTGTCCACATCGCGGTATTTCCGGCTATCTCCATTTCAATGGGATAAGACAATCGTACCATAAAAATCCTCCTTTGCTTTAAAATTAGGTAGTTCGTGGTAATTTTGACAAATGCATTATCCCATAATGTCTATCCCGTAAATCGGACTTTTCATAGTGACATCGGGAAACTGCAAACCTGCATTCCAGCGTAGTTAAAATCATGAGATTAAAATTCTTCAGTAATATAATTTACACATACTTCTTTCTTCTCGTTTTATTCCAAAATTTCCTTCCTTTTTTACAAAATTCCTCCATTTTTTCAAATCTTTTTAGCAAAAAAGCGCTCTTCCCTTTTCCAGAGAAAGAGCGCTTTTCTCAATCTACTATCCTATGCCATACAATTTAGCAAATTCGTTAAAAATAAATAACAGAAAATACTGAAAAGTGCTATAATATAAGTAGGAAGGAGAATAAAGGGAGGTGGCCTTGAGATGGAACTGATTCGGACATGTATCGTTTCTTTTGGGCTTGCAAGCCTGTTTTCTCTGGTCGCCGCATTAGTGTTCGGGCTGACAATAAAAAGTTAACTTTTAGGAGCCGCAAGGCTCTTTTTTTTGAATGCTAAAAAAGCGCCCATCCTGATGACCGAACGCTTTTAGTTTAAATAAATTTTCTGAAGTTTTACTGTCCATGTAAAAATACTCAATAAAACAATTACCCACAGTCAAACAAGCTTGCTTCACTATCGTTCGCACTGACAAAATTCTTACTATAAAAGGCTCTTTTAAATTTTAAAAATAACCGCTGTCTGCTGAAGTTCTTCCGCCATTTTCGCCAGCCCCTGAGCGGCGGCGGCAACCTCCTGCATCGAAGCCGCCTGCTCTTCGGTCGCTGCGGAAACGCTTTGGGCTTGATTGGAAATATGTTTGCTGGTTTTATCAATTTCTCCTATGGAAGAAACCACCTGCTGGCTGCCGCCGGCCATTTGTTCGATGGCCGCTGAAATTTCCTGAACATCGGCTGATACCTTGCTGATCAAAACCACAATATCCTTAAAGGACTGTCCCGCATTGACTACTACGCCGGAGCCAGCTTGTACCGCCTGGGTCCCCTGCTTCATCGCTTCCACTGCGTTATCCGTCTCGCTTTGAATACTTTGAATCAACGCGGCAATTTCTTTCGCCGCTTCCTGTGACTGTTCCGCCAGTTTCCTGACCTCCTCGGCGACTACCGCAAAGCCCCGTCCCTGTTCTCCCGCTCTGGCGGCTTCAATCGCCGCATTTAAAGCCAATAGATTGGTCTGCCCGGCAATCCCGGCAATGGTATCGACAATCTGGCCGATTTCCTTCGACCGTTCCCCCAGCTTGGCAACCATGGAGGCGGTTTTTGCTACTGTGGCATCAATATTGGACATCTGGGCTACAGCCGAATCGACGGCCTCGCCGCCTTTTTCTGCCGACTGAACCGTATCTTCAGCCACTGCCGCAACCGAATTGGCGTTGGCCGCTATCTGCTGGATACCGGCCGACATCTGCTGGACGGAAGCGGATGCATCGTCTAGCGCTGCTGCTTCTTGCTCCGTACCTTTAGAAACTCCGGTAATGCCGGTAGTAATTTGTTCCGCGGCCTGAGCCGACTGCTCAGTACTGGCCGTCAGTTCCTCCGACGCAGAGGTGACATTCTGCGCCGCCCCGGCAATACTCTGTACCAGTTTCCGCAGATGGTCGGCTGTAGCATTAAGCGCATGTCCCAATTCGCCGATTTCGTCTTCCGCCGTAACCGCAAGCTTCTGCGATAAATCGCCCTGGGCTACCTGCTTCAGAGCCGCCACAACATTATGCAGCCTTTTCGTAATCATCCGCGATACCCCGACTCCCGCTATGACCGACAGAACTAAGCAAAGAATCGTAATCAAAGCAATGGTGAGCCCAATGGCGGCGGCATCTTTTCTGCCTGCTTCATCTAGTTTCTCCGCCCGCTGGGCATGAAAATCGGCTAACTGGCTCAATCCTTCGTTAATTTTATCCAAATGGGGAGCAGCCGTAGTGGAAAAGTACGCATAAGCTCCCTGCTTATCTCCCGTCAGCGCCATGTCAACCGCCCTTTGCCGCTCCGCCCGATAAGCCTTTAACTCATCTTGCAGCCGGGTTAGCTGTTCTGTTTCAAAGGACTCCCTATCTGTTCCCGCATAGCTTTGCAGAAGCTTATCCACCTCGCCGGTCCGCTGCCTGGCCTCTTCCAGTATCTTCTGTTCCTGCGCTTTACTCACTCCCGGCTGAAACAGTTCCATGGTCAGTGCTTCCACTGCCCGGGACTGACTGCTGGCCGCATTGATCCACTTCACCGGCAGCAGATATTCCTTGTACAGCAAATTCATTCCGCTGCTCAGCTTGTCCACATAATAATATCCGGCAGCACCGACTACACCCGTAAACAGGGCTATAATTACAACCAGCCCTACAAGCTTCGTTCCTATTTTCAGATTATGAAACCACTGCATTTCAAGTCCCTCCATTCAAAATTGCGACGACGCTTCCCACAATATATTGAACATTCATGGAATCAATCCCAGCCTCCATAGAGACTTGCCTCTAATTCCAAAAAAAGGCGTTTGTAAACGCCTTTTTTGTCATATGGTCCCAATTGATATGGAGAATGGCATACGCTAAGATAATTTACTAGGAATAATTACGAGTTTCATTAATATAGAGGGATTATTTTAGAGTATAATAAAACAATGGATAGGTATGAAAATTTCTCTATTTCCCCCTGTAAGGACAAAACGTTTCGTAAGTATTCCGTTCAATAAATATTTCTATTTACATTTTAATTCAAATATGAATAAATTTCAAGATAAAAATTCATATTTGAACTAAATGAGGTGAGCTTTTGGTTGAAAAAAATAATCAAATGAATACCTTGGGAGAACGTCTCCAATTTCTACGCAAGCTTTCAAATGTCACCCAGAAAATCATCTATGAAGCAACGGGAATTTCTCAAAGCAATTTGAGTAAATATGAACGGAACATCACGCAGCCGACAGCGGATGCTATCGCAGCAATCTGCCGATTTTACAATGTATCCGCCGACTGGCTTCTTTTTGGGATAGAACAGAAAAATTTCGTAGTTACTAATGACCCCGAGTTATCTCATATGCTTTTTTTATTGTACAAGATGATGCAGGGAGACAAAGAAACCCGGTGCTGGGCTAAAAAACAGTTTGAATACTGCTTTAAGCCTTTTATTGAAGAAGAGTCAGACAGATTTAAAAAAGAAAGCGCTTCTCCCACTCGCTCAGAATAAGTAATAGCAGCAGCCGGTTAGTATTCTCTTGAAAAGCTGATTGACAGGAGCCCCGGGGCTCTTTTTTTTATATACAAAAAACGCGTGATCACAAGGATCCCGCGCTTTTTCGTCTAGACAGCGATTCGGTTGTCGTATAAATTAAAATCGCTTTACACTTTAAAAATAGTCGTTGCCTGCTGCAAGTCTTCCGCCATTTTCGCCAAGCTTTGGGCAGATGCGGCAACCTCTTGCATCGAGGCCGACTGTTCTTCCGTTGCGGCAGAAACACTTTGCGTTTGACCGGAAATATGTTTGCTGGCTTTATCGATTTCTTCTATGGAAGAAACAACCTGCTGGCTGCCGCCGGCCATTTGTTCGATGGCCGCGGAAATTTCCTGAACATCGGCTGATACTTTGTTGATTAAAGCCACAATGTCCTTAAAGGACTGTCCCGCATTGGCTACCACGCCGGAACCGACCTGGACCTCGTGCGTCCCCTGGTTCATCGCTTCCACCGCACTGTCGGTTTCGCTCTGAATGCTCTGAATCAAGGCCGCAATTTCCTTGGCCGCGTCTTGTGACTGTTCCGCCAGTTTCCTGACTTCTTCGGCGACTACCGCAAAGCCCCGTCCTTGTTCTCCCGCTCTGGCGGCTTCGATAGCCGCATTCAAAGCCAGCAGATTGGTCTGCCCGGCAATCCCGGCAATGGTATCGACAATCTGGCCGATTTCCTTCGACCGTTCACCCAGCTTGGCAACCATGGAAGCGGTTTTTGCTACTGTGGCATCAATATTGGACATCTGGGCTACAGCCGAATCAACGGCCTCGCCGCCTTTTTTCGCCGACTGGACCGTATCTTCAGCCACTGCCGCAACCGAATTGGCGTTGGCCGCTATCTGTTGAATACCGGCCGACATCTGCTGGACGGAAGCGGATGCACCGTCTATCGCCGCCATTTCTTTTTCCGCACCGCTAGAAACTTCCGTGATGCCGGTTGTGATTTGTTCCGCAGCCTGAGCGGACTGGTCGGTACTGGCCGTCAGTTCCTCCGATGCGGCGGTAACATTCTGCGCCGCCCCGGCAATACGCTGTACCAATTTCCGCAGATGGTCGGCTGTAGCATTAAGCGCATGTCCCAATTCGCCGATTTCGTCTTGCGCCGTAACCGCAAGTTTCTGCGATAAATCACCCTGGGCTACTTGTTTCAGCGCTGCTACGACACAATCTAACCTTTTCGTAATCATCCGTGATACCCCAACTCCCGCCAGAATAGACAGAGCTAAACAGAAAATCGTGATCACAACGATGATAATCCCGACGGAAGCAGCATCCTTTTTGCCTGCCTCATTGATTTCTTCCGCCCGCCGGGCGTTAAAGTCGGTTAACTGATTCAAGATGTTATTGACTTTATCCACATGGGGAGCAGCGGAAGTGGTAAAGTAGGCATAAGCTCCCTGCTTATCTCCTGCCAAAGCCATGTCAACGGCTTTTTGCCGTTCGGAACGATAAACCTTTAGTTCACCCTGCAGTATCGGCAGCTGTTCTTGCTCAAACGGATCCAGTTTCGCCTGCGAGTAGCTTCCCAACAGCGTATCGACCTCTCCAATCCGCTGCTTTGCCTCTTCCAGTACCTTCTGTTCCTGTTCCTTACTCACTCCCGGCTGAAACAGCTCCATGGTCAGCGCTTCGACTGCCCGGGACTGGCTGCTGGCCGCATTGATCCACTTCACCGGCAGCAAATAATCCTTGTACATCGCATTCATTCCGTCACTTAGCTTGTCCGCGTAATAATAGCCGGTGAAACCGACCACACCCATAAACAAGGCTATAATCAAAATGAGCCCGACAATTTTCGTCCCTGTCTTCAAATTATGAAACCATTGCATGTTCAATTCCCCCATTCAACGCTTGCTATTGTTCATCCTTACTAATCAAGGATTGTCAAGAGCTTCTCTCTCGGGCTTCCGCCCATTCCCAGGACATCCATATTATGAGAAAAAGTTATACTTTGCTGCCAATATTTTTGCACTTTTGTTTGCAAATCCGTAATTTTTCCCTCGGCGATACATTCCAAAAATGCGTCCAGTACAACAGGATCAAATTTTTTCTCTCTGCCCTCCCGCATAATGTTTAATGCCTGTTCAAAGCTCATAGCTTTCCGGTAGACCCGGTCTGCCGTTAACGCTTCAAAAACATCGGCCACGCTAAGAATCCGGGAAATCAGCGGGATGGCTTCCCCTTTCAGTCCAAAAGGATAGCCGCTGCCATCAAAAGCCTCATGATGATAGCGGACGTATTCGGCAATCCTTTGCAGCGGTTCAATATCTTTCAACGCATTATAGCCGATTTCGCAATGCCGCTGTATCTCTTTGTATTCCGCCGGCGTCAGTTTCC is a genomic window of Veillonellales bacterium containing:
- the cas5 gene encoding CRISPR-associated protein Cas5, whose amino-acid sequence is MVRLSYPIEMEIAGNTAMWTRPDTGDCPVSYPAPTYSAVKAIFESILWGPDVEIIPTKVELCEPIQYHSYCTNYGGPLRKPTSIKKGNNYQLYTTVLIDVCYRLYAAVVPNKEKSKLPESAIRWDKNTTSPGHAYQSIFARRLKRGQCYSIPVLGWKEFTPSYFGKFRDTTQVLSDLLPVIIPSMLRQVFSKGYTPLGSYAKKNFSPVSYVYDNDLVIQNGVLEYPQKEGESC
- a CDS encoding methyl-accepting chemotaxis protein encodes the protein MQWFHNLKIGTKLVGLVVIIALFTGVVGAAGYYYVDKLSSGMNLLYKEYLLPVKWINAASSQSRAVEALTMELFQPGVSKAQEQKILEEARQRTGEVDKLLQSYAGTDRESFETEQLTRLQDELKAYRAERQRAVDMALTGDKQGAYAYFSTTAAPHLDKINEGLSQLADFHAQRAEKLDEAGRKDAAAIGLTIALITILCLVLSVIAGVGVSRMITKRLHNVVAALKQVAQGDLSQKLAVTAEDEIGELGHALNATADHLRKLVQSIAGAAQNVTSASEELTASTEQSAQAAEQITTGITGVSKGTEQEAAALDDASASVQQMSAGIQQIAANANSVAAVAEDTVQSAEKGGEAVDSAVAQMSNIDATVAKTASMVAKLGERSKEIGQIVDTIAGIAGQTNLLALNAAIEAARAGEQGRGFAVVAEEVRKLAEQSQEAAKEIAALIQSIQSETDNAVEAMKQGTQAVQAGSGVVVNAGQSFKDIVVLISKVSADVQEISAAIEQMAGGSQQVVSSIGEIDKTSKHISNQAQSVSAATEEQAASMQEVAAAAQGLAKMAEELQQTAVIFKI
- a CDS encoding helix-turn-helix transcriptional regulator, which gives rise to MVEKNNQMNTLGERLQFLRKLSNVTQKIIYEATGISQSNLSKYERNITQPTADAIAAICRFYNVSADWLLFGIEQKNFVVTNDPELSHMLFLLYKMMQGDKETRCWAKKQFEYCFKPFIEEESDRFKKESASPTRSE
- a CDS encoding methyl-accepting chemotaxis protein, with the protein product MQWFHNLKTGTKIVGLILIIALFMGVVGFTGYYYADKLSDGMNAMYKDYLLPVKWINAASSQSRAVEALTMELFQPGVSKEQEQKVLEEAKQRIGEVDTLLGSYSQAKLDPFEQEQLPILQGELKVYRSERQKAVDMALAGDKQGAYAYFTTSAAPHVDKVNNILNQLTDFNARRAEEINEAGKKDAASVGIIIVVITIFCLALSILAGVGVSRMITKRLDCVVAALKQVAQGDLSQKLAVTAQDEIGELGHALNATADHLRKLVQRIAGAAQNVTAASEELTASTDQSAQAAEQITTGITEVSSGAEKEMAAIDGASASVQQMSAGIQQIAANANSVAAVAEDTVQSAKKGGEAVDSAVAQMSNIDATVAKTASMVAKLGERSKEIGQIVDTIAGIAGQTNLLALNAAIEAARAGEQGRGFAVVAEEVRKLAEQSQDAAKEIAALIQSIQSETDSAVEAMNQGTHEVQVGSGVVANAGQSFKDIVALINKVSADVQEISAAIEQMAGGSQQVVSSIEEIDKASKHISGQTQSVSAATEEQSASMQEVAASAQSLAKMAEDLQQATTIFKV